The genomic region GTGTCAATTGCGTCAACTGCGGCAACTATGGGCGCTTTGGTGGTTGATATTCCAGAGGCTGAAGTTGCAGCTGCTCCTGGCGGTATGCCAGGAATGGGTATGATGTAAATCTGCCCCGAGCAATAAAAATCCCGCCGAAAATGGCGGGTTTTTATTTTGGAGGAATGAATTAACGAGGATTTGAGAAATAGTCGATTTCTTTAATGATATCTAGTAGAGCCTGAGCACGGCGAGCTTCATCGACAATAGCTACGGCAGCGTCGTGTGCTGGTGCAATCAGAGTTTTATCGTCCGTAGAACGAAGAAGTAACAGGTAAGTGTCAAACTTTTCTTCTGGAGAAACGTCCAGCTTGTCGACTAATGGACGCAACTCGTTCAAGGCAGTTTGCTTAATCGTATCGAGCGCAGGATCTGCGGCTGCAGCTGGAGCTGGTGTGCTGACTGTTGGAGTTGGCACAACTGGCTCTGAAACAGGAGATTTCGCTGTGTCAATAGCAGGCTCATCGTTCTGATCTGTGGCGACAGGATCCGGTGAGATGGTTGCAGGATTAATAACAGGTGAAGCTGTAGCATTTGTCTCTTCAAATTGTAAATTATTGTCTGTATTTTGTGATACGCCAGCTAATACCTTAGCCAGTTCTTGGTCGTCACTGAATGATTGATTAGCTTGAGAATCCATTATAACCCACCTTATATATTAAATTGTTTAAGCTTATATATGCTACACTATAACATGAGTTAATCAAGGAGCGCAAGATGTTAGATGATATGAATGTAATAAAACAATATGATCCAGGCGACGTTTTAAGCGGCGTTTTGAATATTCCAGAACAAGCTCGATATGAAGTGTCGATTCACGAAGGTGCGAATCAGCGTCGAGATTTTAAGAATATTGTGATCGCGGGAATGGGCGGTTCGGCTTTAGCGGCCGATATGGTTCGAGTTTTGACTGCGGGCTGGTTGCATATTCCGCTTGAAGTGGTGAAGGGCTATGATTTGCCGGGATTTGTGAGCGAGGAAACGTTGGTTATTGCGGTTAGTCATTCGGGCAATACTGAGGAAACTCTGAGCTGTTATCAGCAAGCATTGGAGAAGAAGGCGTGTCTGGCAGCTATGTCGACTGGCGGAGCGTTGATTGAGCGAGCGAAAAATGACAACGTAACTTACGCCCAAGTTCCAGCCGGCGCGCAGCCACGAATGTCGACGGTTTACCATTTGCGAGGATTGTTGAAATTATTACAGCATTTTTGGATTATTGATAATGATTTGTACGATCAGGTGAAAAATAGTGCCGATTGGCTGGCGGGCGAAATATCTAATTGGACAGCCAAAACGCCAGAAGCTGATAATTTGGCAAAGCAGATTGCGAAATTAACAATTGGCAAGACGTTGGTTGTTTTTGGCGGTGAATTGACTTGGCCGCTGGCATATAAGTGGAAAATTAGCTGGAATGAATCGGCGAAGAATTTGGCGTTCTCGAATCAATATCCAGAATTTAATCATAACGAGTTTATAGGTTGGTCGTCGCATCCAATAGAGAAGCCGTTTACGGTTTTTGATATTCGTAGCAATTTGGAGCGGGACAGAATCCGCGAGCGAATGGAGCTGAGTGATCGTTTGTTGAGTGGCAAGCGACCAAAGGCGCACGTGCTGGAGCTTCGAGGAAAGACGCTTATGGAACAATTGCTGTGGGGCTTGGTGCTGGCTGACGCGGCTAGTATTTACACAGCTATTCTTAATGGAGTCAATCCTGGTCCAGTTCAGCTAATTGAAAAATTGAAAGCGGAACTTAGCTAATTTAATATCGTAGAGATTCGATAGGGTCGCGTCTAGTGGCGCGGGCTGCTGGATATACGCCAGAAATTACGCCGATGATTATTGATAGTCCAATTGATAAGACGGCTGTTTGCCAATAAATATAAGGCGTGAGCGGCAAGTATAAGCTGGCAACATAAGCTCCCGCCAAGCCTAATCCGTAGCCCAATATTCCGCCGAGGAATCCGATGATCGCTGCCTCGATTAAGAATTGATTGATGATATCCCAGCCTGTGGCGCCGACGGCTCGTCTGACGCCGACTTCACGCTGACGCTCGGCAACATTGACAAGCATCACGTTCATAACGCCTATTCCACCGATTAACAGAGAAATAATGCCGATTACAGTTAAGATTATCGAGAGAAACCTCGCGACATTAGACTTCTTTTCATTTATCTCTTCGCCAGAAACGATTCGATAATTCTTATCGCTATCATGATTCTTCTTCAAAATATCGTCAGCCGATTTTATGACTGAATTGAGATTTTTATGATCTTTGGTAGTTACGATGATTTGCTGAATTTGCGGCGTGCCTTGGGTAAATTTTTTAATCACAGACAATGGAATAATGGCGGCGTTATTAAAATTCACGTCCAAATAACTGGCTTGATTTTCAATATTCTTCAACACGCCAACAACGGTCAATGGTTGATTTCGGATGTAAATAACGTTTCCGATGGACCTTTCGGTGCCGAACAAATCGACCGATAATTGCTGGCCGACGACAACTCCGCCGATGTCGTTAATAAATTGCCCAGTAGCAATTTGCAAATTGGCGACGTCTTTTAGCGATTCCGTACTGCCGATTAACGCGGCGTTTTGGATATCGATTTTACCTTCGCGGGCGCGCAGCTCGGCGTGTAGGAAGGCAATTGGCGCGGCTTTTGTGTTGGCAATTTTTCCTATATCCCTGGCGTCCGTTTCAGTCAATGTGTTGACCGTCGTCGTGTTGTCGGATTCGGTCAGCAGATTCGGGACAGCTTTTTGATTGCCAGACTTAACAATGGCAACAGGAGTGGATGATTGGTTGGAATTGTCGCCGAATAGGTGATTAAATCCGCCAGTCAGAGATAGAACCATGGTGATACTGGCGATGCCAATAGCTACGCCTACAATTGTCAAGAATGTTCGTCCGCGATTAGCTCGTAGCGCCTGAGTAGCGTTCTCAAAATGATTTTTTACTAATATTTTCACGATTTTTTCGCCCTCGATTTCTTTGAAGATTTTTGCTTCTTAGGTTTTTCGTCTTTTTCGTCGTCTACAATCAACTTCTTAGTGAACTTGCGCTTTTCCTTATGTTCGTCGGTATCGATTTTTCCGTCCAACATAGTGATGACGCGACTGGCGTAATGAGTCAATTCTGGGTTGTGGGTAACCATAATTATAGTGTTGCCGCGACGATGTAGATCGGACAATTCTTCCATGATAAGATGACTCGATTTGCTGTCCAAATTTCCTGTTGGCTCGTCGGCTAAGATAATTGACGGACTATTAACCAACGCTCTGGCAATTGCTACGCGCTGAACCTGACCGCCAGATAATTGATGCGGCATGTAATATTCGCGCTGTCCCAGATGAAAAGTTTTCAGAATGCGGCTAGCTTCTTGAAGTCGTTTGACTTTCCCGAGTCCTTTATACGTTAGCGGCAACGCCACGTTTTCAATTACAGTCAGGCGAGGAATAAGATTGAAATTCTGGAAAACGAAGCCGATGTGTTTGGAACGAATTTTGGCGCGTCGTCGTGAGCTGAGATTGTCGACAGCGACATCGTCCAGATAGTATTCGCCCTCTGATGGCTGGTCTAATAGTCCAAGGGTGTTTAATAAAGTAGTTTTTCCGCAACCGCTTGGTCCCATAATAGCGATAAACTCACCCTTTTTAACGGTTAAATCGACGTTATCTAAGGCGCGAATCTCAGCGTCGCCAAAGCCAAATTTTTTGGTGACATTAACAAGCCTAATGCGTGGTGGAATAGTTTCTTTCATCTTTGACTTATTATAGAGAATGAACATCAGTAAGTGCAACCATAAGGGGCAATAAAGTTGTGGTATAATTATCAACAAGGAAGGATGCAGGAGTGGTTGAACTGGCACGCCTGGAACGCGTGTAACGGAGTAATCTGTTCGAGGGTTCGAATCCCTCTCCTTCCGCCAAGAGATATTTGAGAGGGTATTATGGAAATGTACGAACATCATACAGAAAAGCATATAGAAACAAGAGAACATTATACGTACTTAATCAATATTTTGATAGACGCATATAATGCTGGTAAGCTACCAGAGATAAAAGATATTATTATCGAACCTGAATATGGGTATGTGGCGTCAATTGAGTATAATTCTGGAGAACACAGAGTTTTATATGGGCATGATCCTGGGTTTAATTCAGGAAGTGCAGAGCAATTAGCTAATGATAAGGGGTATACAAAGTTTTTGCTCAGAGAAAATGGCATAAATTGTGCAAGAGGTTCTGAATTTCTTTTACCTTGGTGGGCGGATATGCTGCGTCAATCAGACCGTCAGCAGTTTAATCACTCTATGCGTGACACAAAAGAAGCCCTTGGCTATATTGATAAATCTTTAGGATTTCCTGTCTATGTTAAACCTAGCAGAGGTTCTCAAGGAGTTGGTGTAGCTAGAGTTGAAACCGCTGAAGAACTTGATAAGCTTCTTAATCAGTATAACGAGGGGCGTGTTAAAGTAGCTGTCATTGAAGAAGAATTAAAAATGCCTGACTATCGCATATTGGTTTTTGATGGTGAGGTAGTTAATGCTTATGAGAGACGACCTTTTTCTGTTAAGGGTGATGGAGTAAGTAATTTAGAACAGCTAATTGATTCGAAACATAAGACCTTGGTAGATTCTGGTAGAGATATACATTTTGAAAGGCAGCTACCTATAATTATGAATAAATTAGGGAAAATGGGTCTGTCTATGACCGATATTATACCGGAAGGCGCAGATGTTCGTTTGATGGATATATCAAATTTATCAGCAGGAGGAACGCCAGTTGATGTCGGTGAAGTTATGCATCAGCGGTGGCGAGATCTAGCTGTCAGGGTGGCGAGAATCTTTGATTTACGAATATGTGGGGTTGATTTGGCGTGTAAGGATATTACGCAATCAGATAGCGAATACGGCGTAATAGAGGTAAACGCAACGCCTGGTGCCAAACAATTTATGGCAAGCGGTGTGGCTCAGCAGGAAAAGCTAGAAGATATTTTTGTTAAATTCTTCCGAACATTATAACGATCTACCTTGCCGCAAATTCACTCACCAAATAAAACGACCCAGCAACAACGACGTACGTATCAAGCTGCTGGGCTTTCTTGATGGCTTTTGTGAGAGCTCTGTCTGGATTGTATTCAATCTCGACTGCAGATTTCATACCGTATCTGATTATAGCAAAAATAGGTTGTAATTTTTACTAAATAGCTTGCAAAACACTAGATATAGCGGCTATAGTTATTATTGTACGCTATATATATAGCGAGCCCATAAATAAACAAAAACACAAGCTACGAAGATAAGCCACCAGATGAGGTGTTGGTGGTTTGTTTTTAAGAGGGAAAATTAAGGAGGGTATGTGAAAGAAATTAACGTAGTCAAACGCGACGGAACAAAAGAACCGTTTGATGCTAATAAAATTAACACGGCTATTTTAAAGGCGTGCGAAGGTTTGCCAGACCAAATATCTAAAGTTGTTCAAGTTGCGACCGAATTGCAACTGACATTATTTGATGGAATTACAACCGAGCAATTGGACGAGGCGGTTATTCAAACAGTTCTCCAAAACGTTAAAGATGATCCAGATTACGATAAAATCGCGGCACGATTGCTACTGAAAACTGTCTATAAGCAGATTTTGGGTGATTACGAGACGGCGGAAGAATTGAAAAAGCTTCATGCGCGCGAATTTCCGAAGTTCGTTAAGGCGGCGGTAAAAGAAGGATTGCTAGATAAGCGTATGGCTGACGGTCGATTTGACTTGAAAAAGCTGGCGGCGGAGCTCGATCCAGCGCGTGATGATTTGAGCAAATATTTGGGCGTGGTGACTAATAAAAATCGCTATGCTCTTCGCAAGCAAAGCGGCTCACCAATTGAAACACCTCAGTTTACGCATATGCGTATCGCTATGGGGCTTAGTTATAACGAATCTGACCCAACAACTGCGGCGATTGAGTTTTATAATCACATGAGCAATTTGGAGTATGTCCCAGGAGGCTCAACGCGAGTTAATGCTGGCGGTTCGTTCCCGCAGCTCAGTAACTGTTTCTTGCTTAATGTCGATGATGATATGGAATCAATTGCTAAGGCTGTTCGCGACACAATGTGGATTGCTAAAGGCACGGGCGGAATTGGCATTGGTTTTACTAAGCTACGTGCAGCGGGCAGTCCAGTTAAAACCACCAACACTGAATCTACTGGCCCAATTCCATTTATGAAGATGATTGATACGGCGCTTTTTGCGGTTTCTCGTAAGGGTAAAAAGGCTGGTGCAGCTGCAATTTACATGGAAAACTGGCATCTGAATTTTGATCAATTTGTCGATCTTCGTCAAAACTCTGGCGACCCATATTTAAGAACCAGATTTGCGAATACCGCGGTATTTATCTCTGACGAATTCATGAAGCGAGTAGAAAAAGACCAAGATTGGTATTTGTTTGATCCAGCGGAAACTCCAGATTTGACGGAATTATATGGCGAGGCGTTTTCGGCGCGATATAAAGAATATATCAAGATGGCGGAAGCTGGGAAATTGCGTACGTTTGATAAAGTTCCAGCTCGTCAGCAGTTTAAGCGCATTTTGACTAGTTTGCAAGCGACTTCACATCCGTGGCTGACCTGGAAAGACACGATTAACGTGCGCGCGTTAAATAACAATACGGGTACGATTCACCTCAGTAACTTGTGTACGGAAATTACATTGCCGCAGGATAAAAACAACATTGCGACATGTAATTTGGTGAGTATCAATTTGTCGGCATTTCTTAGCGAGGATAAGACTTGGGATTGGGATCGATTGAAAGAAGCGGCTCGTGCGGCGGTGCGACAATTGGACAATTTGTGCGACATCACTCAAACGCCAATTCCAGAAGCGATGCATTCGAATCAGCAAACTCGAGCGATTGGCCTCGGGATTATGGGTCTTTCTGACGTGTTGGAGAAGTTGGGCTATTGCTACGAATCAAAAGAATCTTACGATTTGGTTGATCAATTGACAGAGTTCATTAGCTATCACGCCATTGACCAATCGGCTGACCTGGCGAAGGAATTAGGCAGCTATCCAACATTCGCAGGCAGCGGTTGGAGTAAGGGTCTTCTTCCAATTGATACGGTCGATAAACTGTCGAAAGATCGCGGCGTGAAGGTGAAAATAGACCAAAAGACGCGACTGGACTGGGATGGTTTGCGAAAGAAGGTGAAGAAGGGAATGCGAAATGCGACTCTTATGGCGATTGCGCCGACGGCTAACATTGGTCATGTGGCGGGAACGACTCCTGGAATTGATCCGCAATTTGCGCAGATTTTCAGTCGCTCGACTTTGAATGGTAAGTTTTTGGAAGTGAACCATAATTTAGTTCGCGATTTGAAGAAGCTTGGTCTATGGGATAATTTGAAGGATGAGATTTTTGCGGCGCAAGGCGATATTCAAGATATTGACGGTATTCCTCAGAATATCAAGGATGTTTATAAAACAAGTTTCCAGCTCAGTCCGTACGCGTTTATTGAGGTGGCGGCTAGGGCTCAGAAGTGGGTCGACCAGGCGATTTCTCGAAATATGTATCTGGAGACGCGAGACATTGATGAATATGTGAAGATTTATTCGGAAGCGTGGAAGCGTGGCTTGAAGACGACATATTATCTGCACGTTAAGCCGCGTCATCAGTCGGAGCAGACAACAGTTTCAGTTGATAAAATTGCAGAACAAAAAGTCCGCACAAATAGTAAAGTGCGCGGATTTGGATTTGCGAAAATTAATAAATAAAGGAGGAAATTAAGATGGGAATTTTAGGTTCAGGATTACGCGATGGATTGTCACTTCACCCAATTCGTTACCCTTGGGCGTATGATCTTTATAATCAAGCAGTGGCTAACACGTGGTTTCCAAATGAAGTTCAATTAGTCCAAGATTTGGCGGATTTTGAAAAATTGTCAGACGACGAGAAGCACGCATTGAAAACGGTTATTAGCTATTTGAATCCAAACGAGCTATTAATTAATAAATCATTGGCGTTCGGTATTTATCCATATGTGAATGCGGCGGAAGCTCAACTATATTTGTCAAAACAGATGTGGGAAGAAGCTAATCACTTCATGACATTTGAATACATTATTGAGACATTTCCGTTTGATCGCGAGGAAATTTACGCTGCGGGATTTGGTAAAAAATCATTGGCTGACAAGGCTGACTTCCAGAATAAGCATTTGGACGTGATGCTTGATCCGAATTTGGATATTTATTCGCTGGAAGGCAAGAAGGACTTTGTTAGATCTTTGGTGGCGTATAACATCGTGCTTGAGGGAATTTGGTTCTATTCAGGCTTTATGGTTGGCATGAGTTTCCGTCAGCGTAATTTATTGCGCAATGTTGGCTCGCTACTGGACTGGATTACTCGCGATGAAAATCTTCATTTGACGTTTGGTATCAATTTGCTTTTGACAATTTTGGACGAGAACCCAGAATTGCAAACACAGGAATTCGCAGAAGAAATCCGTGGCTTGATTTTGCAGGCGGTAGAACTTGAGAAGGCTTACAATAAGGATATGCTGCCAAAGGGAATTTTGGGATTGAATGCTGATTATGTGAACCAGTATGTTATGCATATGACCGACCGACGCTTGCAAGAATTAGGTTTTGAACCTGAATATAACGTGCCAAATCCAGCTAAATGGATGGCAGCTGCCAACGATACACTGGAATTGGTGAATTTCTTTGAAAGCACAAACACCAGTTACGAAGTTAATACCACGAAGTAATGAGAGTTGATGATATGAACGAATTAGCGAAAGAAATATTAGATACAGTCGAAGTTGGTGTGTTGGCAACGGTGAATGTTGATAGAACTCCTTTGGTGACGCCGCTGCACTTTGCGCGATTGGGTGATTCGATAGTTTGGATATCAGAGCCGACTGCGCGCCATTCAGAAAATGCGTTTCGGAACGGTAAGGCGGAATTTGTGGTTTGGGATGATAAGAAGCGAGCAGTTTTCTTAAAAACTAACGTGACTGAACTTCCAGAATCTGAGAAAGAGGCGGCAATGGCGGCTTATAAAGAGAAGCTGGCTGATTTTATGCCGCGTTGCCAAAATCCGCAAATATACGTTGCGCCAATTGGTGAACTTGATGAAAAAACTACAACGGGCAATTGGATGCATTTTATTGCATAAGCACTATATCTAGCGTAAAATTAGTTAAGTAACTACTAAATATAGGGGAAAATGAAAATGAATGCTAGTCAAATTATTACTGATGACATGACTCTGGAAGAAAAATTAAGCGCTATTGACGCAGCTCTTAAAGCAGCACAAGAAGCGGCTGATGATCAAGCAAAGTCGAACGGCACTGTTGCGGCACCAGTTGACCCAGCAAGTTTGACTATTTGTGACGGTTGCGAATAAGGTCCACCAACAGATCTGATCATTGACAATATAGGGCTTTATATTGTATAATTAAGGGTATCATGAAAAAAATTGAGACTTTTTCAGGATCTGAGGCTATAAAAGAGATTAAACAGTGCGCTAAAAAGGGTGCATCTGAAGGTCTGTATGATCCGAGCCCAAGAAGACTGTGCGTTCCTCTTAAGCTGGTTACTGATTTTCTTTTTGGTAATGTGGGTGTTGACGTTGAGGGGGTTGGTAATCTTCTGGAGGCAACTGAGAAAACCGAGGAAAACAAGGGTGTTATATTTGCTACGAGTCACCTAACGGACGTTGATGTTTCGACTGTTGCTAGCGTAGTTTCTGAGTTTAGACATATAGGCGTGACAGTAGCCTCCACTAATATGGGTCTTTGGCATCAGAGGATACCATATAAACTTGTTGGGATGGATAACTTTTTTCAGGTTCCGTATGGAAGAGATTTGTCTGTGGAAAAAGATGCTATTGATAATAAGTACGCGTTGCCGTTTAATAGTGACGATTACTTAGGTCTGCAAGAAAAAATAACAGATAGTGGACTTTCTGTTATTACTGCAGCGCATAACCCGATGAGCAATATTGGGATAAAAAATGACGGTGAACTGCCAGAAAAGGCGGGTAAATTAGCTCCTCATCTAAGCCTGGCGACGGGTGCCACCATAATTCCTGTACTTATGCAGGTTGAGGGTCAGAAGAGAAATCCTAATCAACTCAATGACAATGCGATACATCTAAAGTGGCTTTTGGGTAAAAAAGTTGTGCGACTGGTATTTGGTGAGACTATTAAGCCTAGTCCTGATGAAGTTGAAGCTTATGCCAATGTTTCGCATGAAGCGTCTTACTCAAAGGCGGCTCGTGAAGAGCAGTGTCGCATATTGGAGGCGTTTGGTGGGAAGGCGATATTGGGGTATATGCGTGATAAATATGATCCGGTATTGGCTGCGTAATAAGGAGAGATAGCTAAAATGGCTGCAGGAATAGATAAATTTATCCCAACCTCAGAAGAGCAAGAATTGTTCAATAAAGTTTTCTATCCAGAAATCACTGAAGAGTTTGATATTGACGTAAAAGAAATTGAGCCACAGAGAGAGGGTTTTTCTCTGTCGGTTGCGCTTGGTTCTCTTAAGAAATGGGTGCGTGGTAGACGAGAAAAGCACAGCAAACCTTTTGGACTAACTAACAATTCGGCGGTAGAAAAACTTGAGGCAGCTGGAGAAGAATTGGGACTGCCAGAAACAGACGTTCGACTTTCCCCTGGACTTAAGCTGTTGATGGGCTTAATGCATGGCAAAAAGGAAGTTGAAATAATTGGCGAAGATATTTTAATTGAAGCCGCCAAAAAGTCCAAAGAAGAAGGTAGGGGAAGTGTTATAGCGCCAACACATTTCAATGGAGAGGATGTTCCTACGGCTAGTTATTTGGCGTCTTTGTTGAACAAAATTAATATTGGCGTAGCGTCGACTAATAGAGATTGGATTAAGAAGGGCGTTGGCGGAATCAACCTAGAGGCTATACAATATCTTGCGTTTGGCGCTAAAAACTTTTTTGGTGTGCCATATGAATGGGTAGATAAAAAGAGTAAAAAACCGGTTCACTTTTCAACAGACCATTACGAAGAAGCGGTTAAATTTGTTGAGGATGGTGGATCTTTGGTTTTGGCTGGATATTCAGCGGATGACTCAGTAGGTTCAAAGCCTCGCAGTGAAATGGGATCTGCGGCGATTCATACGGCATTAAAATCTGGTGCAGAATTGATATTTGTTTACGTATCGTCAGAGGATAAGAAACTTACCGTCAGAGTTATGGAGGATGAGGATGGTATGTTTGCGGCGTTTAGTAATTCATATAGAAAGGCGCTAGAGATGAAGGATTCTGATGCATCCGAGCGTTTATTGTCGTCATGCAAAGAGTACTTAAAAGACAGCGAAATAGGTAGGGTTATAGCGGAAGAATATAGGCGTCGATCAGACAAAAATAAAGCCTAGCGAGCGGCACCGAAGTCTTAGTTATTGACAAAATAAAAATAATGTGATATCATTTTACTGTATAAAAAATTAAAACAAAAAGGAATAAAATGGCTGAAGAAAAAGATATTCACAGACTTACCGAAGGCATATTGAGTCGAGACGATATGTCGGCGTTGACGTATGTGTTGCAGCACGTGAAAGGATCTAGCCCAAGTTCAGCGACGAAATTAAGTCTGGAACTGGAAGAGCTTGACGAAACAGCGTAGGGATTTAGCTAGATAATAATCCACCTCTGTTGTATACTAGACAGTATGGAACAGATTATTTCTCAAGTAGTGAAGCAACTTTTTGATCAAGATATATCGGTACAATTGACGCGTCCTGATCCGAAGTTTGGTGACTTTGCTACAAATGTGGCATTGCAATTGGCTAAGCCACTGGGGAAGAATCCGCGCGAAATTGCGGAGATGATTGCTGAGAATCTGCGTAAAGAAGAAGAGTTTAGCGAAGTAAGCGTGGCTGGTCCAGGTTTTATCAATGTAAAACTGAGCGATCAATCCGTTCTAAATTCTTTGAAAAAAGAGCCAACGACGAAGCGCGCTGGTCAGACGGTTGTAATTGAAACCAATTGCCCGAATCCATTTAAGGCTATGCATATCGGACACGCTTTGAATGCGATTTTGGCGGACACGATGGCTAATCTGTTGGCGGTTGATGGCGCAATTGTGCATCGAGTGAGTTATCACGGTGATGTCGGAACGCATGTTGGTAAAAGTATGTGGGCGATTTTGCGTGAGATTGACGGCGATATGAATAAATTGAACGAAATCCCAGCCGATAAGCGAAATGAATTTATGAGTCGCATGTACGTTGAAGGTGCGCGTGCGGCGAAAGAATCTCCAGAGGCGAAGGCAGAAATTGATGAACTAGCTAAGCAATCATTCGTTCTGGATGATCCACTATATAAGCAAGTTTACGAAATCTGTAAAAGTTGGAGTTTTGACGAAATTGACTCTAATGTTGGGCGACTTGGAAACGTGCCGATTGAGCGACGTTACGTTGAGAGTGAAACTGAAGAATTGGGCAAATCTCTGATTAAAGAGAAAACTCCAGAGGTGTTCACCAAATCTGACGGCGCGTATGTTTTTAAGGGCAGTAAATACGGCGCGTTCGACAACGTGTTTATTGGATCTCACGGCAATGGTCTTTATGGGGCGCATGATATGGGATTGATCCAGTTGAAGTATAAGGACTACCCGAATTTGGACTTGTCAATTACAGTAAATGGCGAGGAGCAAGCAGCATACTTCCGCGGCGTGATTGCGGCTAGTGAATTGTCAATTCCAGCCTTGAAAGGAAAATTGTTTAATTACGCAACTGGCTTGGTCAAATTGACAACTGGGAAAATGAGTTCGCGAACGGGTGAGGTTGTTACAATTGGCTGGCTGTTCGATGAGTTTAAGAAGGCAATTGAAAATGCTGGCGGCGAGCCAACTGACGACGTGATTGCTGGCGCGCTTCGTTATCAATTCTTGAAAGTGAAGATCGGCGGTGACGTCATATTTGATATTAACGACGCGGTAAGTTTGACGGGAAATACGGGAAGTTACTTGCAATACGCTCACGCTCGGGCGCGAGGTATTTTAACTAAATCCGACAAAGAAATTGCCTTTCCGACAGAGTTGTTTGACGAAGATAAAATGCTGGTCAGAAAATTGAGTGAGTACGTGGACGTGGTTGATCGTGCTAAGGAGAGTTTGGAGCCTCATCACATCTGTACGTATTTGTTTGAACTAGCGCAAGAATTTAATCGATATTACGAGAAAAATCAGGTTATTGGTAGCGACAAAGAAGCGCATCGCGTAGGAATCGTGGCAATTTACGCTGACATTCTTAAGGCTGGACTGGCTATTTTGGGAATCGTGGCACCGGATCGCTTGTAAAATATGCTGTATTAGTATATAATATGAATTCGTGAATGAACAACTGAGTAAACAATTAGACGAGCAGCCATATACATCATTTGATGATCGATATCTATCTACTCAGCTATTAACTCCGAGAAGTGATATAGCAGAGAAAAGAGGTGTTAAGCGAGAACCCTTATTAGGGTCAGGGAAGCTTTGTGACATAAAAAGTGTGTACGAAAAGTCAGATA from Candidatus Nanosynbacter sp. HMT-352 harbors:
- a CDS encoding bifunctional phosphoglucose/phosphomannose isomerase codes for the protein MLDDMNVIKQYDPGDVLSGVLNIPEQARYEVSIHEGANQRRDFKNIVIAGMGGSALAADMVRVLTAGWLHIPLEVVKGYDLPGFVSEETLVIAVSHSGNTEETLSCYQQALEKKACLAAMSTGGALIERAKNDNVTYAQVPAGAQPRMSTVYHLRGLLKLLQHFWIIDNDLYDQVKNSADWLAGEISNWTAKTPEADNLAKQIAKLTIGKTLVVFGGELTWPLAYKWKISWNESAKNLAFSNQYPEFNHNEFIGWSSHPIEKPFTVFDIRSNLERDRIRERMELSDRLLSGKRPKAHVLELRGKTLMEQLLWGLVLADAASIYTAILNGVNPGPVQLIEKLKAELS
- a CDS encoding ABC transporter permease, translating into MKILVKNHFENATQALRANRGRTFLTIVGVAIGIASITMVLSLTGGFNHLFGDNSNQSSTPVAIVKSGNQKAVPNLLTESDNTTTVNTLTETDARDIGKIANTKAAPIAFLHAELRAREGKIDIQNAALIGSTESLKDVANLQIATGQFINDIGGVVVGQQLSVDLFGTERSIGNVIYIRNQPLTVVGVLKNIENQASYLDVNFNNAAIIPLSVIKKFTQGTPQIQQIIVTTKDHKNLNSVIKSADDILKKNHDSDKNYRIVSGEEINEKKSNVARFLSIILTVIGIISLLIGGIGVMNVMLVNVAERQREVGVRRAVGATGWDIINQFLIEAAIIGFLGGILGYGLGLAGAYVASLYLPLTPYIYWQTAVLSIGLSIIIGVISGVYPAARATRRDPIESLRY
- a CDS encoding ABC transporter ATP-binding protein: MKETIPPRIRLVNVTKKFGFGDAEIRALDNVDLTVKKGEFIAIMGPSGCGKTTLLNTLGLLDQPSEGEYYLDDVAVDNLSSRRRAKIRSKHIGFVFQNFNLIPRLTVIENVALPLTYKGLGKVKRLQEASRILKTFHLGQREYYMPHQLSGGQVQRVAIARALVNSPSIILADEPTGNLDSKSSHLIMEELSDLHRRGNTIIMVTHNPELTHYASRVITMLDGKIDTDEHKEKRKFTKKLIVDDEKDEKPKKQKSSKKSRAKKS
- a CDS encoding ribonucleoside-diphosphate reductase subunit alpha, whose translation is MKEINVVKRDGTKEPFDANKINTAILKACEGLPDQISKVVQVATELQLTLFDGITTEQLDEAVIQTVLQNVKDDPDYDKIAARLLLKTVYKQILGDYETAEELKKLHAREFPKFVKAAVKEGLLDKRMADGRFDLKKLAAELDPARDDLSKYLGVVTNKNRYALRKQSGSPIETPQFTHMRIAMGLSYNESDPTTAAIEFYNHMSNLEYVPGGSTRVNAGGSFPQLSNCFLLNVDDDMESIAKAVRDTMWIAKGTGGIGIGFTKLRAAGSPVKTTNTESTGPIPFMKMIDTALFAVSRKGKKAGAAAIYMENWHLNFDQFVDLRQNSGDPYLRTRFANTAVFISDEFMKRVEKDQDWYLFDPAETPDLTELYGEAFSARYKEYIKMAEAGKLRTFDKVPARQQFKRILTSLQATSHPWLTWKDTINVRALNNNTGTIHLSNLCTEITLPQDKNNIATCNLVSINLSAFLSEDKTWDWDRLKEAARAAVRQLDNLCDITQTPIPEAMHSNQQTRAIGLGIMGLSDVLEKLGYCYESKESYDLVDQLTEFISYHAIDQSADLAKELGSYPTFAGSGWSKGLLPIDTVDKLSKDRGVKVKIDQKTRLDWDGLRKKVKKGMRNATLMAIAPTANIGHVAGTTPGIDPQFAQIFSRSTLNGKFLEVNHNLVRDLKKLGLWDNLKDEIFAAQGDIQDIDGIPQNIKDVYKTSFQLSPYAFIEVAARAQKWVDQAISRNMYLETRDIDEYVKIYSEAWKRGLKTTYYLHVKPRHQSEQTTVSVDKIAEQKVRTNSKVRGFGFAKINK
- a CDS encoding ribonucleotide-diphosphate reductase subunit beta, yielding MGILGSGLRDGLSLHPIRYPWAYDLYNQAVANTWFPNEVQLVQDLADFEKLSDDEKHALKTVISYLNPNELLINKSLAFGIYPYVNAAEAQLYLSKQMWEEANHFMTFEYIIETFPFDREEIYAAGFGKKSLADKADFQNKHLDVMLDPNLDIYSLEGKKDFVRSLVAYNIVLEGIWFYSGFMVGMSFRQRNLLRNVGSLLDWITRDENLHLTFGINLLLTILDENPELQTQEFAEEIRGLILQAVELEKAYNKDMLPKGILGLNADYVNQYVMHMTDRRLQELGFEPEYNVPNPAKWMAAANDTLELVNFFESTNTSYEVNTTK